From Mucilaginibacter rubeus, a single genomic window includes:
- a CDS encoding arabinan endo-1,5-alpha-L-arabinosidase, with product MKAKNLYLIATLATVIFSCSKKETPTPTPTKTDTTTTPVTSSFDINSISDTYADISAFTYYPKWTVYNVHDPSIKKFGDYYYCYSTDVAFGTDVRSGLQIRRSKDLVQWEYVGWVFSSLPAQGSAYITGKGGTPYNALWAPYVMKVGSEYRLYYSLSSAVARLSVIGMATASAPDGPWTEKGIVVTSANDASIQTNAIDPTVIVTTSGEQYMYYGSAWDGIYILKLDPSTGLAVSPGDKGKRIANRGFTGGKYNGNIEGAEVIYNPDLKKYFLFISYDWLQTKYNVRVGRADSPTGPFYDYNGHDVNTDEDHGPMILAPYQFTNQSGWQGTGHCAVFDNGSGQYFMAHQGRPGINSYFMDLHVRKISWTPDGWPIVSPERYANVAQTVIAATDVAGTYEKITLNYHVVPGYGTEQTNPDFQVSTTFKLDAAGTIDGNAADKWTFTSPWLELKYSSGDTYKLKVERERDWENKITSTLIFTGLDNHGTAIWGKRKQ from the coding sequence ATGAAAGCGAAAAATCTATACTTAATAGCAACGCTGGCAACAGTAATATTTTCCTGCTCAAAAAAGGAAACACCAACGCCAACACCCACTAAAACGGATACCACAACTACACCGGTAACAAGCAGTTTTGATATCAACAGCATTAGCGATACTTATGCTGATATCTCAGCTTTTACCTATTATCCTAAATGGACGGTGTACAATGTGCATGACCCTTCCATTAAAAAGTTTGGCGATTATTATTATTGTTATAGTACGGACGTAGCTTTTGGTACCGATGTAAGATCAGGGCTGCAAATTCGCCGGTCAAAAGATTTGGTGCAGTGGGAATATGTAGGCTGGGTATTTTCATCGTTACCGGCGCAGGGTTCTGCTTATATAACCGGCAAGGGTGGTACACCTTATAACGCGCTATGGGCACCTTATGTGATGAAGGTGGGATCGGAGTACAGGTTGTATTACTCGCTTTCATCGGCGGTGGCGCGTTTAAGTGTTATTGGTATGGCAACGGCATCAGCTCCTGACGGACCTTGGACTGAGAAGGGTATCGTAGTAACATCTGCCAATGATGCCAGTATCCAAACCAATGCTATCGATCCAACGGTGATTGTTACAACCAGCGGCGAGCAGTATATGTACTACGGCTCGGCCTGGGATGGCATTTATATCCTGAAACTTGACCCTTCAACAGGTCTTGCAGTTTCGCCGGGTGATAAGGGTAAACGCATTGCCAACCGGGGCTTTACCGGCGGTAAATACAATGGCAATATTGAAGGTGCCGAGGTGATCTACAACCCTGATCTGAAAAAGTATTTCCTGTTTATCAGTTATGATTGGCTGCAAACTAAGTATAACGTCAGGGTAGGACGGGCTGATAGTCCGACCGGGCCATTTTACGATTATAACGGCCACGACGTTAATACCGACGAAGATCATGGTCCGATGATTTTGGCACCATACCAGTTCACCAATCAAAGCGGATGGCAGGGTACAGGGCATTGCGCGGTATTTGATAATGGCAGCGGACAATATTTTATGGCACACCAGGGCAGGCCGGGTATCAACTCTTACTTCATGGACCTGCATGTTCGTAAAATATCATGGACACCGGATGGCTGGCCAATAGTATCGCCGGAGCGATATGCCAATGTAGCCCAAACTGTTATAGCAGCTACCGATGTAGCCGGAACCTATGAAAAAATAACGCTGAATTATCATGTTGTTCCGGGATACGGTACCGAGCAAACCAATCCGGATTTCCAGGTTTCAACAACCTTTAAGCTGGATGCCGCGGGCACAATTGATGGTAACGCTGCCGATAAATGGACATTTACAAGCCCATGGCTTGAACTTAAATACAGCAGCGGCGACACCTACAAACTTAAAGTTGAGCGTGAGCGCGACTGGGAAAATAAAATAACATCAACCCTGATATTTACCGGGTTAGACAATCATGGCACTGCCATTTGGGGAAAGAGAAAACAATAG
- a CDS encoding RagB/SusD family nutrient uptake outer membrane protein, whose amino-acid sequence MKTIYTKAVFTLLLVAAFAMGCKKSDLTTVNPNAQTTQTFWQNSSDAVKGINAVYGSLIIDGSYMRFSPIVENTRGDDATSYSPWDQIYNMGKFNMQSTGDGVLFSWTAYYQGILRANEVLKYVPAINMDAELKKRVLGQAYFLRGLYYFHLADFYKNVPMPLVPAASSTDYFQKQQPQDVVWAQVISDFKSAESMLPTTYNGLSPDGQVGRATKGAAAAYLGKTYLFTKKYAEAAAEFKSVIDMGLYSLVPNYYDNFFANNENNAESIFEVQFSRDAGGTDLGWGGDPSSGWGRTSARAITFGAASFGFTDVQPTPVLYNEYLQEKTTTGAVDPRLDVTMYYNKPGEKLYNQDFATRYAGSSSLNALFCHKYENGDSGQADEYDWRSGINERLMRYADVLLMYAECLNELGTTNDAYQYIQMVRNRVGLPNLATVKPGMSQAEMREQIGHERFLEFSLEGHRFDDIRRWGWLQDATKLAWLKARDPEFNTYTPGKEYLPIPLTEVQTNVGLVQNTGY is encoded by the coding sequence ATGAAAACGATATATACAAAGGCAGTATTTACGCTATTGTTGGTGGCTGCATTTGCCATGGGATGTAAAAAGAGCGATCTGACTACGGTAAACCCCAACGCGCAAACAACCCAAACTTTCTGGCAAAATTCCAGCGATGCGGTGAAAGGTATAAACGCCGTATATGGCAGCTTGATTATTGATGGTTCATACATGCGTTTTTCGCCCATAGTGGAAAATACAAGGGGTGATGACGCTACCAGCTATAGCCCCTGGGATCAGATCTACAACATGGGCAAATTCAATATGCAAAGCACCGGTGATGGTGTGTTATTCTCATGGACAGCTTATTACCAGGGCATTCTTCGTGCTAACGAAGTGCTGAAATATGTGCCTGCCATCAACATGGATGCTGAGTTAAAAAAACGCGTGTTAGGTCAGGCGTATTTTCTTCGCGGATTGTATTATTTCCACCTGGCCGATTTTTATAAAAACGTACCAATGCCATTAGTTCCAGCTGCTTCAAGTACCGATTATTTCCAGAAACAACAGCCACAGGATGTAGTTTGGGCGCAGGTGATCAGCGATTTTAAATCGGCCGAAAGCATGCTGCCAACAACCTATAACGGCTTATCGCCCGATGGCCAGGTTGGCCGTGCTACAAAAGGTGCGGCAGCGGCTTATCTGGGTAAAACCTACCTATTTACCAAAAAATATGCTGAGGCCGCGGCCGAGTTTAAATCGGTTATTGATATGGGGCTTTACAGCCTGGTGCCTAACTATTACGATAACTTTTTTGCAAACAACGAGAACAACGCCGAATCGATTTTCGAGGTGCAGTTTTCAAGAGATGCCGGAGGTACAGATCTGGGCTGGGGCGGTGATCCGTCGTCAGGTTGGGGACGTACATCTGCCCGTGCCATCACCTTCGGAGCTGCAAGTTTTGGTTTTACCGACGTGCAGCCAACCCCAGTGTTGTATAACGAGTATCTGCAGGAAAAAACTACCACTGGTGCAGTTGACCCGCGTTTGGATGTAACCATGTATTACAACAAGCCCGGCGAAAAATTATACAATCAGGATTTTGCGACCCGTTACGCAGGCAGTTCGTCATTAAATGCCCTGTTTTGTCATAAATATGAAAATGGCGACAGCGGTCAGGCCGATGAGTATGACTGGAGATCGGGTATTAATGAAAGACTGATGCGTTATGCAGATGTGCTGCTGATGTATGCAGAGTGTTTGAACGAATTAGGTACCACAAACGATGCTTATCAATACATTCAAATGGTGCGTAACCGTGTTGGTTTGCCTAATCTGGCTACCGTTAAGCCGGGCATGAGCCAGGCCGAAATGCGCGAACAGATAGGTCATGAGCGTTTCCTGGAGTTTTCGCTGGAAGGCCATAGGTTTGATGATATCCGCCGCTGGGGCTGGTTGCAGGATGCCACCAAACTGGCCTGGTTAAAAGCCAGGGATCCGGAATTTAATACTTATACTCCGGGTAAAGAGTATTTGCCGATACCGCTTACAGAGGTGCAAACTAACGTGGGTTTGGTGCAGAATACTGGGTATTAA
- a CDS encoding SusC/RagA family TonB-linked outer membrane protein has translation MRIRGVSSLINNNPLYIIDGVPTMEPFDFPTTDIESLQVIKDASAGAIYGFRGANGVVIITTKKGKNGAMKINYNGYVGYQKNPKTLSVTDRVGYQQIANAAETNAGLSLAPGNDPSSSKFISNVNTDWQKSAFKTGYTQSHDLGLSGGNENMSYNVAFDYFNQTGTTVSGPSYTRYNLSGNIQGKKGIVSFGTKFAYTEGDYNNLAYPHLHGTGNQIVDLVTAIPTMPIYDPNRVGGYGGVDQNTQRAISLNIIGVNNLLNSTGQRNRMLASAWMEIEFIKNLKYRLNASYDRNDFKNTYFDPIYDLGWFYPNTTAYYSDARGNYYTALIENTLSYKFDINKHHVELLAGTAYQKDKNDNLTGIAYNLPQPYLFSFDNVSNTTDKTVFGNSNERKFYSPIFGRVNYNYDDRYLLTANYRRDGTSQLPEYNRFGNFAGVSAGWNINKEKFLHLPETISQLKLKAGYGTLGNVNALAFYPYQAVVNANASYVFGNTLASGATQTQVFDQTNKWEQKRTTNVGIDLSLFHDQLSFSSEYYVNKIKGILLSVPIPISVGAINTPLVNAASFTNKGIEFTVTYRSRDTGPFNYTISANASTVKNKVTSLGNGGNPIYGAYSKTAVGGEVGELYAFKTEGIFKDAADVAAHATQTGAAPGDVKFVDTNKDGIINDADRVYLGSAIPKLYYGFNFSANYKNFDASVFIQGNYGSKIANGVYQSLMTGQYTNASTDELNYWTPTNTNTNVPRPIIGDPNANNRNSDRFIQSGSYARLQTAQLGYTLPASLLNRTHVIRSFRVYLSGQNLYTITKYKGFDPDFINDGTINRGFDYGSFPNPRTLLVGLQLGL, from the coding sequence ATCCGTATCCGTGGCGTAAGCTCACTCATCAATAACAACCCGCTTTATATTATTGACGGTGTGCCAACTATGGAACCGTTTGATTTCCCGACAACTGATATTGAAAGCTTACAGGTAATTAAAGACGCGTCTGCCGGTGCTATCTATGGTTTCCGTGGTGCTAATGGTGTGGTGATAATCACTACTAAAAAAGGCAAAAACGGCGCTATGAAGATCAACTATAACGGTTATGTTGGTTATCAGAAAAATCCTAAAACGTTATCTGTTACGGATAGGGTAGGTTATCAGCAGATAGCAAATGCCGCCGAAACCAATGCAGGTTTATCTCTGGCCCCGGGTAACGATCCATCTTCAAGCAAATTTATCAGCAATGTAAATACCGACTGGCAAAAGTCGGCCTTTAAAACCGGGTATACTCAAAGCCATGATTTGGGCTTATCGGGCGGTAACGAAAATATGAGCTATAATGTTGCTTTCGATTATTTTAACCAAACCGGTACTACAGTATCCGGCCCATCATATACCCGTTACAACCTGAGTGGTAACATCCAGGGTAAAAAAGGTATCGTATCCTTTGGTACCAAGTTTGCCTATACCGAAGGTGATTACAATAACCTGGCCTACCCGCACCTGCACGGTACCGGCAACCAGATAGTCGATTTGGTTACTGCTATTCCAACCATGCCTATTTATGATCCTAACCGCGTGGGTGGTTACGGCGGTGTTGATCAAAACACGCAAAGGGCTATCTCACTTAATATCATCGGTGTAAATAACCTGTTGAACAGCACAGGGCAGCGTAACCGCATGCTGGCATCGGCTTGGATGGAGATTGAGTTTATCAAGAACCTGAAATATCGTTTAAACGCGAGCTACGATCGTAACGATTTCAAGAATACTTATTTCGATCCAATCTATGATCTCGGCTGGTTCTACCCAAATACTACTGCTTATTACAGCGATGCACGCGGCAATTATTACACGGCGCTTATAGAAAATACGTTGAGCTACAAGTTTGATATCAACAAACACCACGTAGAGTTATTAGCAGGTACGGCTTATCAAAAAGATAAAAATGATAACCTTACAGGTATCGCTTATAATCTGCCTCAGCCGTATCTGTTTTCATTTGATAACGTAAGCAATACAACCGATAAAACCGTATTTGGCAACAGTAACGAGCGTAAGTTTTACTCGCCGATATTTGGCCGTGTAAACTATAACTATGATGATCGTTACCTGCTTACAGCAAACTATCGTCGTGACGGTACATCGCAATTACCCGAATATAACCGCTTTGGTAATTTTGCAGGTGTATCCGCAGGTTGGAATATCAATAAAGAAAAATTCCTTCATTTGCCCGAAACCATCAGCCAGTTAAAACTGAAGGCCGGTTACGGTACATTGGGTAACGTAAATGCCCTTGCGTTTTATCCATATCAGGCAGTAGTAAATGCTAATGCCAGCTATGTATTTGGCAATACCCTGGCTTCGGGTGCAACCCAAACCCAGGTATTTGATCAAACCAACAAGTGGGAACAGAAACGCACAACCAACGTTGGTATCGACCTGAGCTTGTTTCATGATCAGCTGAGCTTTTCATCAGAATATTATGTGAACAAGATCAAGGGGATCCTTTTATCAGTACCTATTCCAATTTCGGTAGGTGCCATCAATACGCCGCTGGTTAATGCTGCATCGTTTACCAACAAGGGTATCGAGTTTACAGTAACTTACCGCAGCAGGGATACGGGACCATTTAACTACACCATCAGCGCAAATGCTTCAACCGTTAAAAATAAGGTAACATCGTTAGGAAATGGCGGTAACCCAATTTATGGTGCTTATAGCAAAACTGCCGTAGGTGGCGAGGTTGGTGAACTGTACGCTTTTAAAACCGAAGGCATTTTTAAAGATGCTGCCGATGTAGCAGCCCATGCTACCCAAACAGGCGCTGCCCCCGGTGATGTTAAATTTGTAGACACCAATAAAGACGGTATAATCAATGATGCCGACCGTGTTTACTTAGGCTCGGCTATTCCTAAATTGTATTATGGTTTTAACTTCAGCGCTAATTATAAAAATTTCGATGCCTCGGTATTTATACAAGGTAACTATGGTAGTAAAATAGCCAACGGTGTATACCAGTCGTTAATGACCGGCCAGTATACCAATGCCAGCACCGATGAGCTCAACTATTGGACACCTACTAATACCAACACCAATGTTCCGCGCCCAATAATCGGCGATCCTAATGCCAATAACCGCAATTCCGACAGGTTTATCCAGAGTGGCTCATATGCACGTCTGCAAACTGCGCAATTGGGTTATACATTGCCGGCAAGCTTGCTGAACCGCACGCACGTGATCAGGAGCTTTAGGGTGTACCTGTCAGGTCAAAACCTTTACACTATAACCAAGTACAAAGGCTTCGACCCGGATTTTATTAACGATGGCACCATTAACCGCGGTTTTGATTACGGCTCGTTCCCTAACCCGCGCACTTTACTGGTAGGCTTACAATTAGGATTATAA
- a CDS encoding DUF4974 domain-containing protein → MKKNAHRINQVRLNQFLKVLLMFKFICILVLVSSLQAFSKGYGQTRINVNFQNVSLKKALKEIEKKSDYRFLYNDDMLLKNDMPASLNTKDASLEEVMKIVLGNTNLNYTLSDNNLVILTEKGKAMAPGSINGKVTDDAGLPMPGVTVKVKGTNVSAQTDLQGRYSINIPDANTDGVILVFSFIGYASQEVPVSGNSLINVQLKAASNSLNEVIVVGYGTQKKENLTGSVAVVNMKDAGKRVTPDVARALQG, encoded by the coding sequence ATGAAAAAAAATGCACACCGCATTAACCAAGTGCGGCTGAACCAATTTTTGAAAGTACTTCTTATGTTTAAATTTATCTGTATCCTGGTACTCGTCTCCTCGTTGCAGGCGTTTTCAAAAGGATATGGTCAGACCCGCATCAATGTTAATTTCCAAAACGTATCGCTGAAAAAAGCGCTAAAGGAAATTGAGAAAAAGTCTGACTATCGCTTTTTGTATAACGACGATATGTTGTTGAAAAACGACATGCCCGCCAGTTTAAATACAAAAGATGCATCACTTGAAGAGGTGATGAAAATTGTACTTGGCAATACCAACCTGAATTATACGCTGAGTGATAATAACCTGGTTATACTTACCGAAAAGGGTAAAGCGATGGCTCCCGGAAGTATTAATGGTAAAGTAACCGACGATGCCGGATTGCCAATGCCCGGCGTTACCGTAAAAGTAAAAGGAACAAACGTGAGCGCCCAAACCGATTTGCAGGGACGCTACAGCATAAACATACCTGATGCCAATACAGATGGTGTGATTCTCGTATTCTCTTTTATTGGTTACGCTTCGCAGGAAGTACCGGTAAGTGGAAACTCGCTCATTAATGTACAGTTGAAAGCGGCATCCAACTCACTAAACGAAGTAATTGTGGTTGGTTACGGTACGCAGAAGAAAGAAAACCTTACCGGCTCTGTTGCAGTAGTCAACATGAAAGACGCCGGAAAAAGGGTAACACCTGATGTTGCCAGGGCTTTACAAGGTTAG
- a CDS encoding FecR family protein produces the protein MINNIWILIGKKLNGEASPEELLELEQLLQQQGAADLYAVGELEEIWKNDQQTTDDEKLLDKWDAFEAELDAIEEKEAQEAAEVIAIQKKARIIKLGSLLAAACLMLGVFWFTHKETIVPGKSNEITAPKNGISKIQLPDGSRVWLNMGSKLTYNNDFGTDQRRVSLVGEAFFDVVKDAQRPFIVTTPTISVRVLGTKFNVRSYDHDKTSEAALVRGKIELTVLKNPEKKIILNPSEKLTIINNQEPLAKSNIPTGSIAEETPLIALSRIHQAKKDTLPSEALWLENKLAFDAEDFESIAQKMERRYNVNIVFENEEVKKLRFTGKFEKESINKALLSLQKTAAFRYKTDANQIVIY, from the coding sequence ATGATCAACAACATCTGGATACTTATTGGCAAAAAGTTAAATGGTGAAGCTTCGCCCGAAGAGTTACTTGAACTTGAGCAACTGTTGCAGCAACAGGGGGCGGCCGATTTGTACGCTGTAGGTGAGTTGGAGGAGATCTGGAAAAACGATCAGCAAACTACCGACGACGAGAAACTGCTGGACAAATGGGATGCTTTTGAAGCTGAGCTTGATGCCATCGAAGAAAAGGAAGCTCAAGAGGCTGCTGAAGTTATCGCCATTCAAAAAAAAGCCAGGATCATTAAACTGGGATCGTTACTGGCAGCTGCATGTTTAATGCTGGGCGTTTTTTGGTTTACCCATAAAGAAACTATTGTGCCGGGGAAGTCAAACGAAATAACTGCTCCAAAAAACGGTATTAGTAAAATTCAGTTGCCCGATGGCAGTCGCGTTTGGCTTAATATGGGCAGTAAGCTTACTTACAATAACGATTTTGGTACCGATCAAAGAAGAGTAAGCCTTGTTGGCGAGGCTTTTTTTGACGTAGTTAAAGATGCACAACGTCCATTTATAGTAACCACGCCAACCATCAGCGTTAGGGTGTTGGGTACCAAATTTAATGTGCGTTCGTATGATCATGATAAAACATCTGAGGCGGCGCTGGTCCGTGGTAAAATTGAACTTACCGTTTTAAAAAATCCCGAAAAAAAGATCATACTTAATCCTTCGGAAAAACTTACGATAATCAATAACCAGGAGCCGCTGGCTAAAAGTAATATCCCTACAGGTAGCATAGCCGAAGAAACTCCGCTTATAGCTCTTAGCCGTATTCACCAGGCTAAAAAAGATACTCTGCCCTCCGAAGCTTTATGGCTTGAAAATAAACTGGCCTTTGATGCCGAGGATTTTGAGAGCATAGCCCAGAAAATGGAGCGGCGCTATAATGTGAATATTGTTTTTGAAAATGAGGAGGTGAAAAAGCTGCGTTTTACCGGCAAGTTTGAAAAAGAATCGATTAACAAAGCCTTATTAAGCCTGCAAAAAACTGCGGCCTTCCGTTATAAAACAGACGCTAACCAAATTGTAATCTATTAA
- a CDS encoding RNA polymerase sigma-70 factor, translating to MIKVITTDKGMLDTEIKYLLNDIALNSSRASFKRLYLLYYGKLFNLAKSLVKQDELAEEITNDVFMNLWARRASLPEINNFTYYCYTSVKNKSLTSLAKNQLKSVNIDDVNVDVADSSATGEDKLVCEDLTKLINTTLSKLSDQCRLVFKLIKEDGLKYREVADLLDISIKTVEYHMGNALKNLAQGLKEVQKSTPAAASEKISKNI from the coding sequence TTGATTAAAGTAATTACAACCGATAAAGGAATGTTGGATACCGAGATTAAGTACTTACTTAATGATATTGCTTTAAACAGCAGCAGGGCTTCCTTTAAAAGGCTGTATTTGCTTTATTATGGTAAACTGTTTAATCTGGCAAAATCGTTGGTAAAGCAGGATGAATTGGCCGAAGAGATCACCAACGATGTTTTCATGAACCTTTGGGCGCGTCGGGCTTCTCTTCCCGAGATCAATAATTTTACTTATTACTGCTACACCTCGGTTAAAAACAAATCGCTTACCAGTCTTGCAAAAAATCAGCTCAAAAGCGTAAACATTGATGATGTGAATGTGGATGTTGCTGACTCAAGTGCTACCGGCGAGGATAAACTGGTTTGTGAAGATCTTACAAAACTCATCAATACTACTTTAAGCAAACTGTCCGATCAATGCCGCCTGGTTTTTAAGCTGATAAAAGAGGATGGTTTAAAATATCGTGAAGTAGCCGACTTGCTTGATATCTCCATAAAAACTGTTGAATACCACATGGGTAACGCGTTGAAAAACCTTGCCCAAGGCCTTAAGGAAGTTCAAAAATCAACTCCTGCTGCCGCCTCCGAAAAAATTTCAAAAAATATTTAA
- a CDS encoding glycoside hydrolase family 30 protein, with product MRIEFYTRPLGMALLLLSANLANAQKAPFSVDGKMAKVYVTAKNTDKKMTESGTLQFEAYPQPLENEITIFVDPAQTYQTMLGIGGALTDASAEVFYKMPKDKQQEVLTDYYDKDKGIAYTLGRTNIQSCDFSSDTYAYVKEGDAALKTFDISHDMKYRVPFIKEVLAAAGGKLTLFASPWSPPAWMKTNNDALHGGKLKAEYNQSWANLYGKFINAYEKQGIPIWGITVQNEEMAVQTWESCVFTAEEERDFIKNFLGPAMKKAGYADQKLLIWDHNRDLMYQRVSTVLEDPEAAKYVWGVAYHWYEDIAAKGAGMNFENERMVAQTFPDKPLMLTEGCAADFNPEKYTDWSFGEKYGASMINDFNIGTVAWTDWNVLLDEKGGPNHVGNFCMAPIHYDTKNDKLIYTNAYYYLGQFSKFIHPGAKRVASSSSRNNLLTTAYVNTDGKLAVVVMNKTDADIDYRLWIKGKAAKTKSLAHSIATVVIE from the coding sequence TAAAAAGATGACGGAAAGCGGTACACTTCAGTTTGAAGCTTACCCGCAGCCATTGGAAAACGAGATCACCATTTTTGTCGATCCTGCTCAAACCTATCAAACCATGCTGGGCATTGGAGGGGCGCTTACCGATGCTTCGGCCGAGGTATTTTACAAAATGCCGAAGGATAAGCAGCAGGAAGTGCTAACTGATTATTATGATAAAGACAAAGGGATTGCCTATACGCTTGGCCGCACCAACATCCAAAGCTGTGATTTTTCGAGTGATACTTATGCTTACGTAAAAGAGGGTGATGCCGCGCTTAAAACTTTTGATATCAGCCACGATATGAAATATCGTGTGCCTTTTATTAAAGAGGTGCTGGCTGCGGCCGGAGGAAAGCTTACCTTGTTCGCTTCACCGTGGAGCCCACCCGCCTGGATGAAAACCAATAACGATGCTTTGCATGGCGGTAAGCTGAAAGCCGAATACAACCAAAGCTGGGCCAATTTATACGGTAAGTTCATCAATGCCTACGAAAAACAGGGCATCCCTATCTGGGGTATCACTGTACAAAATGAAGAGATGGCGGTGCAGACCTGGGAATCATGCGTATTTACAGCCGAAGAAGAGCGCGACTTTATCAAGAACTTTTTAGGCCCGGCTATGAAAAAGGCCGGTTATGCAGATCAGAAGCTGCTGATCTGGGATCATAACCGCGACCTGATGTACCAGCGCGTAAGCACGGTACTGGAAGATCCGGAAGCTGCAAAATACGTGTGGGGCGTTGCCTATCACTGGTATGAAGATATTGCGGCGAAAGGGGCAGGTATGAACTTTGAAAACGAGCGTATGGTTGCCCAAACTTTTCCTGATAAGCCATTAATGCTTACCGAAGGCTGTGCGGCAGATTTTAATCCCGAAAAATATACCGACTGGAGTTTCGGCGAGAAATATGGTGCATCCATGATTAACGATTTTAACATCGGTACCGTAGCCTGGACAGACTGGAACGTGCTGCTTGATGAAAAAGGAGGCCCCAACCACGTAGGCAATTTCTGCATGGCGCCTATTCACTACGATACCAAAAATGATAAACTGATCTATACCAATGCATACTATTATTTAGGTCAGTTCTCCAAATTTATCCATCCGGGTGCAAAACGTGTAGCCAGTTCATCAAGCCGCAACAATCTGCTTACTACGGCTTACGTAAATACCGATGGTAAACTGGCCGTTGTGGTCATGAACAAAACCGATGCTGATATTGATTATCGCCTTTGGATTAAAGGCAAAGCTGCTAAAACCAAAAGCCTTGCGCATTCAATTGCCACTGTGGTGATTGAATAA